One Mycolicibacterium sarraceniae genomic window carries:
- a CDS encoding LLM class F420-dependent oxidoreductase, which yields MQFAFKTSPQNTTWADMLAVWQAADEIDVYHSGWTFDHFYPIFSDSTGPCLEGWTTLTALAQATTRLRLGNLVTGIHYRHPAVLANMAAAVDIISGGRLELGIGAGWNEEESGAYGIELGSVKERLDRFEEGCQVLIGLLATDSFDFHGAYYQLNAARNEPKGPQRPHPPICIGGSGEKRTLRIVATYAQHWNFVGGTPEEFAHKRDVLASHCADIGRNPAEIMTSAHVRLSEDHDYAKAIDEAAALAAAGLDLAIIYLPPPHTPAVLEPLAEAIRDSGL from the coding sequence GTGCAATTCGCTTTCAAAACCTCGCCGCAGAACACCACCTGGGCTGACATGCTGGCGGTCTGGCAGGCCGCCGACGAGATCGACGTGTACCACTCTGGTTGGACGTTCGACCACTTCTATCCGATCTTCTCCGACTCGACCGGGCCCTGCCTAGAGGGCTGGACCACGCTGACCGCATTGGCGCAGGCCACCACCCGGCTGCGACTCGGCAATCTGGTCACCGGGATCCACTACCGGCATCCCGCGGTGTTGGCGAACATGGCGGCCGCGGTCGACATCATCTCGGGCGGCCGCCTGGAGCTGGGCATCGGCGCAGGGTGGAACGAAGAGGAATCCGGCGCCTACGGCATCGAACTGGGCAGCGTCAAAGAGCGCCTCGACCGCTTCGAAGAGGGCTGCCAGGTTCTCATCGGACTGCTGGCCACGGACTCCTTCGATTTCCACGGCGCCTACTACCAGCTCAACGCCGCACGCAACGAACCCAAAGGGCCGCAGCGTCCGCACCCGCCGATCTGCATCGGTGGCAGCGGCGAAAAGCGCACCCTACGCATCGTCGCCACATACGCGCAGCACTGGAACTTCGTCGGCGGGACTCCGGAAGAGTTCGCACACAAGCGGGACGTCCTGGCGTCCCATTGCGCCGATATCGGGCGTAACCCGGCAGAGATCATGACGTCGGCACATGTCCGGCTGAGCGAGGACCACGACTACGCAAAGGCGATCGACGAGGCTGCCGCGCTGGCCGCCGCAGGACTGGATCTGGCGATCATCTATCTGCCCCCGCCACACACTCCGGCGGTGCTGGAGCCGCTCGCTGAAGCGATTCGCGATTCTGGGCTCTAG
- a CDS encoding PHP domain-containing protein — MDPVAALREIAYYKDRAREDTRRVMAYRTAADIIEALDEPTRERHGGANSWQSLPGIGPKTATVISQAWAGQEPDALVELRSTAADLGGGEIRAALRGDLHLHSNWSDGSAPIHEMLSTAAALGHEYCALTDHSPRLTIANGLSADRLRLQLDVIAELREELAPFRILTGIEVDILDDGRLDQEPELLERLDIVVASVHSKLAMDEPAMTRRMVRAVSDARVNVLGHCTGRLVTGNRGIRAESTFDAEKVFTACRDNNTAVEINSRPERRDPPTRLLKLALEIGCDFSIDTDAHAPGQLDFLGYGAQRALDNGVPVERIVTTWPVDTLLSWAAR, encoded by the coding sequence ATGGACCCGGTGGCCGCGCTGCGCGAGATTGCGTATTACAAGGACCGGGCGCGCGAGGACACCCGGCGGGTGATGGCGTACCGAACGGCCGCCGACATCATCGAGGCGCTGGACGAACCGACTCGCGAGCGGCACGGCGGCGCCAACAGCTGGCAGTCGCTGCCCGGTATCGGACCCAAGACCGCCACGGTCATCTCACAAGCCTGGGCCGGCCAGGAGCCCGACGCGCTCGTCGAATTACGAAGCACCGCAGCCGATCTTGGCGGCGGTGAAATCCGGGCCGCGTTGCGCGGCGACCTGCACCTGCATTCGAACTGGTCTGATGGATCCGCCCCCATCCACGAGATGCTGTCGACCGCGGCCGCATTGGGCCACGAATACTGCGCGCTCACCGACCACTCGCCGCGGCTGACGATCGCCAACGGCCTGTCCGCCGACCGGCTGCGCTTGCAGCTCGATGTCATCGCCGAGCTACGCGAGGAGCTGGCGCCGTTCCGGATCCTCACCGGCATCGAGGTCGACATCCTCGATGACGGCAGGCTCGACCAGGAGCCAGAACTGCTCGAACGGCTCGATATCGTCGTCGCCAGCGTGCATTCCAAACTGGCCATGGACGAACCGGCGATGACCCGGCGGATGGTGCGTGCGGTGTCCGACGCGCGAGTCAATGTCCTGGGCCACTGCACCGGGCGCCTGGTGACCGGCAACCGCGGAATCCGGGCCGAGTCAACGTTCGACGCCGAGAAGGTGTTCACCGCGTGCCGCGACAACAACACCGCCGTCGAGATCAACTCACGCCCCGAGCGCCGAGACCCGCCAACCCGGCTGCTCAAACTGGCGCTGGAGATCGGCTGCGACTTCTCGATCGACACCGATGCGCACGCGCCGGGCCAGCTGGACTTCCTCGGCTATGGCGCACAGCGCGCGCTCGACAACGGCGTTCCAGTCGAGCGGATCGTCACCACCTGGCCCGTCGACACCCTGCTGAGCTGGGCGGCCCGCTAG
- a CDS encoding glutamate synthase subunit beta has product MADPRGFLKYTKRETPARRPVDLRLKDWKEVYEEGFSHETLQAQASRCMDCGIPFCHNGCPLGNLIPEWNDLVFRDRWRDAIERLHATNNFPEFTGRLCPAPCEASCVLGINQDPVTIKQVEVEIIDNAFAEGWVVPMMPDKMTGKKVAVVGSGPAGLAAAQQLTRAGHQVTVFERADRIGGLLRYGIPEFKMEKRHIDRRLEQMEAEGTQFRTGVNVGVDLTVAQLRLNYDAVVLSGGATDWRDLPVPGRELDGIHQAMEYLPWANKVTHGDPVVDEDGQPPITAKGKKVVIIGGGDTGADCLGTAHRQGATSIHQFEIMPRPPETRADSTPWPTYPLMFRVASAHEEGGERVFAVNTERFVGDEGKVTGLRAHEVAMKGGRFEKVEGSDFDLEADLVLLAMGFVGPEKPGLLTDLGVELNERGNVSRDKDFATSVKGVFVAGDMGRGQSLIVWAIAEGRAAAAGVDRYLMGQSALPAPIKPTAAPQR; this is encoded by the coding sequence ATGGCTGATCCGCGCGGTTTCCTCAAGTACACCAAGCGTGAGACGCCGGCACGCCGGCCGGTCGATCTGCGGCTGAAGGACTGGAAAGAGGTCTACGAAGAGGGCTTCTCCCACGAGACCCTTCAGGCCCAGGCTTCCCGGTGCATGGACTGCGGTATCCCGTTCTGCCACAACGGTTGCCCATTGGGGAATCTCATTCCCGAGTGGAACGACCTGGTCTTCCGGGACCGCTGGCGCGACGCGATCGAGCGGTTGCACGCGACCAACAACTTCCCGGAGTTCACCGGGCGGCTGTGCCCCGCGCCGTGCGAGGCGTCCTGCGTGCTGGGTATCAACCAGGATCCGGTGACCATCAAGCAGGTCGAGGTCGAGATCATCGACAATGCCTTCGCCGAGGGCTGGGTCGTGCCGATGATGCCGGACAAGATGACCGGCAAGAAGGTCGCGGTCGTCGGATCGGGTCCCGCGGGCCTGGCCGCCGCGCAACAGCTGACCAGGGCGGGGCACCAGGTGACGGTGTTCGAGCGCGCCGACCGCATCGGCGGCCTACTGCGTTACGGCATCCCCGAGTTCAAGATGGAGAAGCGCCACATCGACCGGCGCCTCGAGCAGATGGAGGCCGAGGGCACCCAGTTCCGCACCGGGGTCAACGTCGGCGTCGACCTCACGGTCGCACAGCTGCGGCTGAACTACGACGCCGTGGTGCTCAGCGGTGGCGCGACCGATTGGCGCGACCTACCCGTCCCCGGCCGCGAACTCGACGGTATCCACCAGGCCATGGAGTACCTGCCGTGGGCCAACAAGGTGACCCACGGTGACCCGGTGGTCGACGAGGACGGTCAGCCGCCGATCACCGCCAAGGGCAAGAAGGTCGTCATCATCGGTGGCGGCGACACCGGCGCGGACTGCCTGGGTACCGCCCACCGGCAGGGTGCGACGAGCATTCATCAGTTCGAGATCATGCCGCGGCCGCCGGAGACCCGTGCGGACTCGACGCCATGGCCGACATACCCGCTGATGTTCCGGGTGGCCTCGGCTCACGAAGAGGGTGGCGAGCGGGTCTTTGCGGTGAACACCGAGAGGTTCGTCGGCGACGAGGGCAAGGTTACCGGGTTGCGTGCGCACGAAGTGGCGATGAAGGGCGGCAGGTTCGAGAAGGTGGAGGGCAGCGACTTCGATCTCGAAGCCGACTTGGTGCTGCTTGCCATGGGCTTTGTCGGGCCGGAAAAGCCGGGGCTGCTGACCGACCTGGGTGTGGAACTCAACGAGCGCGGCAACGTCAGCCGCGACAAGGACTTCGCCACCTCGGTGAAGGGTGTTTTCGTCGCCGGTGACATGGGTCGCGGCCAGTCGCTGATCGTGTGGGCGATCGCCGAGGGCCGCGCTGCGGCCGCCGGCGTCGACCGCTACCTGATGGGGCAGTCCGCTTTGCCGGCGCCGATCAAGCCGACGGCCGCCCCGCAGCGCTGA
- a CDS encoding TetR/AcrR family transcriptional regulator gives MTSVPAASPTRIRGRRATRPSGDDREAAILRTLEDMLEQRPFAEVSVDDLAKGAGLSRPTFYFYFPSKDAVLVRLFARAITASGAEQQQQADTVAEHPRQGWHDGIYAFFDSLRPHRVVVLAGLATMAANSELRDLWTTFMKGWINYTAGLITKERERGAAPVTIPAHDLATALNLMNERVVFAAQGSQEPTLPEDAALEALAHIWICSIYGGATGSAASV, from the coding sequence ATAACGTCCGTGCCAGCTGCCAGCCCGACCCGCATCCGCGGCCGTCGCGCGACCCGTCCCTCGGGGGACGATCGCGAGGCGGCGATCCTGCGCACGCTGGAGGACATGCTCGAGCAGCGGCCGTTCGCCGAGGTATCCGTCGATGACCTCGCCAAGGGTGCCGGCTTGTCGCGCCCGACCTTCTACTTCTACTTCCCGTCCAAGGACGCGGTCTTGGTGCGGTTGTTCGCCCGTGCGATCACCGCCTCCGGTGCCGAACAACAGCAGCAGGCCGACACCGTCGCCGAGCATCCCCGGCAAGGCTGGCACGATGGCATTTACGCGTTCTTCGATTCGCTGAGGCCGCATCGGGTGGTCGTGCTCGCTGGCCTCGCCACCATGGCCGCCAACTCAGAACTGCGCGATCTGTGGACCACGTTCATGAAGGGCTGGATCAACTACACGGCCGGGTTGATCACCAAGGAGCGGGAGCGCGGCGCCGCCCCCGTCACGATCCCGGCCCACGATCTCGCGACGGCGCTCAACCTGATGAACGAGCGTGTGGTGTTCGCCGCCCAGGGCAGCCAGGAGCCGACGCTGCCGGAGGACGCCGCTCTGGAGGCCCTCGCCCATATCTGGATCTGCAGCATCTACGGCGGGGCCACCGGCTCTGCGGCCTCGGTTTGA
- the ponA2 gene encoding transglycosylase/D,D-transpeptidase PonA2 → MSEPHPRTGVTVAKLALYCVLAGVLVAAMLFPLAGGAGIVVNHASDVAAQDSVDLMTGEVPTVSTMVDAAGNPIAWIYAQRRWPVPTDRIADTMKLAIVSIEDKRFADHNGVDVQGTLTGLVGYLRGDLDTRGGSTIEQQYVKNYNLLVNAQTDAERRAAVETTPARKLREIRMALALDRALSKPEILTRYLNLVYFGNGAYGVQDAAKTYFGINATDLNWQQAALLAGIVQSTSALNPYTNPEAALARRNLVLDTLIENEPRFADELRAAREQPLDILPQPNSLPQGCIAAGDRGFFCDYVLQYLARAGLSKDDVARNGYLIRTTLDPKVQNSVKKAIDTVASPTLDGVASVMSVIQPGKTTHKVLAMGDNRDYGLQLDAGQTVQPQPFALVGDGAGSIFKIFTTAAAMEMGMGINAQLDVPAQFHGKGLGSSSAPGCPQQTWCVKNAGDYRSPMSVTDALAQSPNTAFARLIGQVGVPRVVDMSVKLGLRSYAEPGTARAYDPDSNESLADFVKRQNLGSFTLGPFELNALELSNVAATLGSGGMWCPPSPVDKIFDRSGREVAVETQACEQVVPEGLANTLANALSKDSTAGTAAGSAGSAGWSLPMSGKTGTTESHRSSGFLGFTNQYAAANYIFDDSTNPGGLCSFPLRKCGYGNLYGGNEPARTWFLAMKPVATDFGPIALPPTDKRYVEGGPGSTVPSITGLSFDAARKRLKDAGFQVADLPTPINSFSSRGAVVGTTPTGKTIPGSIITINTSNGIPPAPPPDAVPPPPPPPPDAPPPDVNVINIPGLPPITLPMWPPPPPPPPPPPAPEAPPP, encoded by the coding sequence GTGTCGGAGCCACACCCGAGGACGGGCGTTACCGTTGCCAAGCTCGCGCTGTACTGCGTGCTGGCCGGTGTCTTGGTGGCGGCCATGCTCTTTCCGCTCGCCGGCGGCGCGGGCATCGTCGTCAACCACGCCTCCGACGTAGCGGCCCAGGATTCCGTCGACCTGATGACGGGCGAAGTGCCCACGGTTTCCACGATGGTCGACGCCGCCGGAAACCCGATCGCCTGGATCTACGCCCAACGCCGGTGGCCGGTGCCCACCGACCGGATCGCCGACACAATGAAGTTGGCGATCGTGTCGATCGAGGACAAGCGGTTCGCCGACCACAACGGCGTGGACGTCCAGGGCACCCTGACCGGTCTCGTCGGCTACCTGCGGGGTGATCTCGACACCCGCGGCGGGTCGACGATCGAGCAGCAGTACGTCAAGAACTACAACCTGCTCGTCAACGCCCAGACCGATGCCGAACGACGGGCGGCGGTCGAGACGACGCCGGCTCGCAAGCTGCGCGAGATCCGGATGGCGCTGGCCCTGGACCGAGCACTCTCCAAACCCGAGATTCTCACCCGCTATCTGAACCTGGTCTACTTCGGCAACGGCGCCTACGGCGTGCAGGACGCCGCCAAAACTTACTTCGGCATCAATGCCACCGACCTCAACTGGCAGCAGGCCGCACTGCTGGCCGGGATCGTACAGTCGACCAGCGCGCTGAACCCGTACACCAACCCCGAGGCCGCGCTGGCCCGTCGCAACCTCGTGCTCGACACGCTGATCGAGAACGAGCCCAGATTCGCCGACGAGTTGCGCGCTGCCCGCGAGCAACCGCTGGACATCCTGCCGCAGCCGAATAGCCTGCCGCAGGGCTGCATCGCGGCCGGCGACCGCGGTTTCTTTTGCGATTACGTGCTGCAGTATCTGGCCCGCGCGGGGCTGTCCAAGGATGACGTGGCGCGCAACGGCTACCTGATCCGGACCACCCTCGATCCGAAGGTCCAGAACAGCGTGAAGAAGGCGATCGACACCGTCGCCAGCCCGACGCTGGACGGGGTCGCCAGCGTGATGAGCGTCATCCAGCCCGGCAAGACCACCCACAAGGTCCTCGCGATGGGCGATAACCGCGACTACGGCCTGCAGCTGGACGCTGGCCAGACGGTACAGCCCCAACCCTTCGCGTTGGTCGGCGACGGCGCCGGCTCGATCTTCAAGATCTTCACCACCGCGGCCGCAATGGAGATGGGAATGGGAATCAACGCCCAGCTCGACGTGCCGGCCCAGTTCCACGGCAAGGGCTTGGGCAGCAGTAGCGCCCCGGGCTGCCCTCAGCAGACCTGGTGTGTGAAGAATGCCGGTGACTACCGCAGCCCGATGAGCGTGACGGACGCACTGGCGCAGTCGCCCAACACCGCATTCGCCCGGCTGATCGGACAGGTCGGCGTGCCGCGCGTGGTGGACATGTCGGTCAAGCTGGGATTGCGCTCCTACGCCGAACCGGGCACGGCGCGCGCCTACGACCCGGACAGCAACGAGAGCCTGGCCGATTTCGTCAAACGACAGAACCTCGGCTCGTTCACACTGGGGCCGTTCGAGTTGAACGCACTCGAACTATCCAATGTCGCAGCCACATTGGGTTCCGGCGGCATGTGGTGCCCGCCCAGCCCGGTGGACAAGATCTTCGACCGCAGCGGCCGCGAGGTTGCCGTCGAGACACAGGCCTGCGAACAGGTGGTCCCCGAGGGGCTGGCGAACACGCTAGCCAACGCGCTGTCCAAGGACTCGACCGCAGGCACCGCGGCGGGTTCAGCAGGATCGGCGGGCTGGAGCCTGCCGATGTCGGGCAAGACCGGCACCACCGAATCGCACCGCTCGTCAGGGTTTCTCGGCTTCACCAACCAGTACGCCGCGGCGAACTACATTTTCGACGACTCGACCAACCCCGGCGGGCTGTGCTCATTTCCGTTGCGTAAGTGTGGATATGGCAACCTGTACGGCGGCAACGAGCCGGCCCGCACCTGGTTCCTGGCGATGAAGCCGGTCGCGACCGACTTCGGCCCAATCGCCCTGCCGCCCACCGACAAGCGTTATGTCGAAGGGGGTCCGGGCAGCACGGTGCCGAGTATCACCGGTCTGAGTTTCGACGCCGCGCGGAAACGCTTGAAGGACGCCGGTTTCCAAGTCGCCGACCTGCCGACACCGATCAACAGCTTCTCGTCCCGGGGGGCGGTGGTCGGCACCACTCCGACGGGCAAGACCATTCCGGGGTCGATCATCACGATCAACACCAGCAACGGGATCCCGCCCGCGCCGCCGCCGGACGCGGTTCCGCCGCCGCCTCCCCCGCCACCGGACGCCCCGCCGCCCGACGTCAACGTGATCAACATTCCCGGCCTGCCGCCGATCACGCTGCCGATGTGGCCGCCACCGCCACCACCGCCGCCTCCCCCGCCGGCACCCGAGGCACCGCCGCCCTGA
- the rraA gene encoding ribonuclease E activity regulator RraA has protein sequence MTVTFRATADLVDDIGPEVRSCDVQFRQFGARTEFAGPVSTVRCFQDNALLKSVLSEPGEGRVLVIDGDASVHTALVGDLIAELGRSNGWAGLIVHGAVRDASTLRTLDIGIKALGTNPRKSSKTGAGDRDVPVSFGGVTFAPGELAYSDDDGIVVTPAG, from the coding sequence ATGACCGTCACCTTCCGCGCCACCGCCGACCTCGTCGATGACATCGGACCCGAAGTGCGCAGCTGCGATGTCCAGTTCCGTCAGTTCGGCGCCCGCACCGAGTTCGCCGGACCGGTCAGCACGGTGCGCTGCTTCCAGGACAACGCGCTACTGAAATCGGTGTTGTCCGAGCCGGGTGAGGGCCGCGTTCTGGTGATCGACGGCGACGCCTCGGTGCACACCGCGCTGGTCGGTGATCTCATCGCCGAACTCGGCCGGTCCAACGGCTGGGCGGGGCTCATCGTGCACGGTGCCGTGCGGGACGCGTCCACGCTGCGGACCCTCGACATCGGCATCAAGGCGCTGGGAACCAATCCCCGCAAAAGCAGCAAGACGGGTGCCGGCGACCGCGATGTTCCGGTCAGCTTCGGCGGTGTCACCTTCGCCCCCGGCGAGCTGGCCTACAGCGACGACGACGGGATAGTCGTCACCCCGGCCGGCTAA
- a CDS encoding flavin-containing monooxygenase: protein MTEHVDVVIVGAGISGISAAWHLQDRCPSKSFLILERRENLGGTWDLFKYPGIRSDSDMYTLGFRFKPWTSEQSIVDGPAILQYLKDAARENGIDKHMRFGHQVLAANWSDADNRWELTVHAGGEEIQITCSFLLACSGYYNYDEGYRPEFPGAADFGGANVHPQHWPEDLDYAGKKIVVIGSGATAVTLIPALIDSGSGHVTMLQRTPTYIAPQPDKDKFAARVNQLLPPKAAYPIARWKAIGRSTLYYQLARRFPNFFRKQLRTLAESRLPEGYDFDKHFSPSYKPWDQRVCAAPNGDLFRAIRKGKADVVTDTIERFDETGIQLTSGEHLDADVIVTATGLNVQFFGGAEVLRNGAPVDMSGLLAYKGMMLTGLPNVVFTFGYTNASWTLKADLTSEYVCRLLNYMDANGYDTVMPQDPGDTIERRPFVDLASGYLRRSLHELPKSGSTAPWQVHQNYFLDLRAIRQDRIDNDALHFTKRLVPVQV from the coding sequence ATGACTGAACACGTCGATGTGGTGATCGTGGGCGCCGGCATCTCCGGCATCAGCGCCGCCTGGCATTTGCAGGACCGCTGCCCGTCGAAGAGCTTCCTGATCCTGGAGCGCCGCGAGAATCTCGGCGGCACCTGGGACCTGTTCAAGTACCCCGGCATCCGGTCCGACTCGGACATGTACACCCTCGGTTTCCGGTTCAAGCCGTGGACGTCGGAGCAGTCGATCGTCGATGGCCCCGCGATCCTGCAGTACCTCAAGGATGCGGCCCGCGAGAACGGCATCGACAAGCACATGCGCTTCGGGCATCAGGTGCTGGCAGCCAACTGGTCCGACGCCGACAATCGCTGGGAGCTGACCGTCCACGCCGGCGGCGAGGAAATCCAGATCACCTGTTCGTTCCTGCTGGCCTGCAGTGGCTATTACAACTACGACGAGGGCTACCGCCCGGAGTTCCCCGGCGCGGCGGACTTCGGCGGCGCAAACGTGCACCCGCAGCACTGGCCCGAGGATCTCGACTATGCGGGCAAGAAGATCGTCGTGATCGGCAGCGGTGCGACAGCCGTGACACTGATCCCGGCACTCATCGACAGCGGCTCAGGCCACGTCACGATGTTGCAGCGCACCCCGACTTATATTGCGCCGCAACCCGATAAAGACAAGTTTGCGGCCCGGGTCAACCAACTGCTGCCGCCGAAGGCCGCCTATCCGATCGCGCGCTGGAAAGCCATTGGTCGCAGCACGCTGTATTACCAACTGGCGCGCCGGTTCCCGAACTTTTTCCGCAAGCAACTGCGGACCCTGGCTGAGAGTCGCCTACCCGAGGGCTACGACTTCGACAAGCACTTCAGCCCGTCCTACAAGCCGTGGGATCAGCGGGTCTGCGCGGCGCCTAACGGCGATCTGTTTCGCGCCATTCGCAAGGGCAAGGCCGATGTGGTCACCGATACCATCGAGCGGTTCGACGAGACCGGTATTCAGCTGACTTCCGGCGAGCATCTTGACGCCGATGTCATCGTCACCGCCACCGGCCTGAACGTCCAGTTCTTCGGTGGCGCAGAGGTTCTGCGTAACGGCGCGCCGGTCGACATGTCGGGCTTGCTGGCCTACAAGGGCATGATGCTCACCGGGCTGCCGAACGTCGTGTTCACCTTCGGCTACACCAATGCCTCGTGGACGCTCAAGGCCGATCTGACCTCGGAGTACGTCTGCCGGCTGCTGAACTACATGGACGCCAACGGCTACGATACGGTGATGCCGCAGGATCCTGGCGACACGATAGAACGCCGACCGTTCGTGGATCTGGCGTCGGGCTATCTGCGGCGCTCATTGCACGAGCTGCCCAAATCCGGATCGACGGCGCCGTGGCAGGTGCACCAGAACTACTTCCTGGACCTGCGCGCAATTCGTCAGGACAGGATCGACAACGACGCGCTGCACTTCACCAAACGCCTTGTGCCGGTACAGGTTTAG